One window of Helicobacter winghamensis ATCC BAA-430 genomic DNA carries:
- a CDS encoding glycosyltransferase, which yields MKKKLLWVSPFSLHDTSSGAAVQCKTMLEQLTKKGIEVKVLGSFIFDSPRGATYFPRLEEELKNRGIQPIIVKDEENRIEYHYTICQSRAIEDFTYVESWSFFQYFSKLCNSFRPDIAMGYGVGTSGVAIHAEAKRRGIPFVYPICNANHPYYTFEDCDLLITESQATAELYAARDRLNVQATGIFINQDLVVSKKREPKYVIMVNPCPSKGLSIFAKLAQIAQKELPDVKFLALDGRGSFAESISALHLPNSEKTPYTLEMFQNVDIASNTSDMKEIYKLAKVLIAPSLAYESWGRVVSEAVLNKIPVIVSANNGGGLQEAMAGMGFAVNVPEECLKDHLRIPTDKEIKEWLDTLKKILKKDFSKEFKKAQVTLDIETSTQRLLEILEPVFAKKASQNPHIIQRGIFRMEHNGSFR from the coding sequence ATGAAAAAAAAATTATTATGGGTAAGCCCTTTTAGTTTGCATGATACAAGCTCAGGTGCTGCAGTGCAATGTAAGACAATGCTAGAGCAGCTTACTAAAAAAGGGATAGAAGTTAAAGTGCTTGGGAGTTTTATCTTTGATTCTCCAAGGGGGGCAACTTATTTTCCAAGACTAGAAGAAGAACTAAAGAATCGTGGGATACAACCCATAATTGTGAAAGATGAAGAAAATAGAATTGAATATCACTATACCATTTGCCAAAGCCGTGCAATAGAAGATTTTACTTATGTGGAATCGTGGAGTTTTTTTCAATATTTTAGCAAACTTTGCAATAGTTTTCGCCCAGATATTGCAATGGGATATGGCGTTGGAACAAGCGGAGTTGCCATTCACGCAGAAGCAAAAAGGCGCGGGATTCCTTTTGTGTATCCTATTTGCAATGCTAATCATCCTTATTATACTTTTGAAGATTGTGATTTGCTTATTACAGAATCACAAGCCACAGCGGAATTGTATGCAGCGCGCGATAGGCTAAATGTGCAAGCAACAGGGATATTTATTAATCAAGATTTGGTTGTTTCTAAAAAGAGAGAACCTAAGTATGTGATAATGGTAAATCCTTGCCCTTCAAAAGGTTTAAGTATTTTTGCAAAACTTGCGCAAATTGCACAAAAAGAATTGCCAGATGTGAAGTTTTTAGCTTTAGATGGACGCGGAAGCTTTGCAGAATCCATAAGTGCGTTGCATTTGCCAAATAGCGAAAAAACACCCTATACGCTAGAAATGTTTCAAAATGTAGATATTGCCTCTAACACAAGTGATATGAAAGAGATTTATAAGCTTGCAAAAGTGCTTATTGCACCATCTTTAGCCTACGAGTCTTGGGGGAGAGTAGTAAGTGAAGCGGTGCTAAATAAGATTCCAGTGATTGTTAGTGCTAATAATGGTGGAGGATTGCAAGAGGCAATGGCGGGAATGGGCTTTGCAGTAAATGTGCCAGAAGAATGCTTAAAGGATCATTTAAGAATCCCCACAGATAAAGAGATTAAAGAATGGCTAGATACGCTTAAAAAGATTCTTAAAAAGGATTTTTCTAAAGAGTTTAAAAAGGCGCAAGTTACCTTAGATATAGAAACTAGCACACAACGCTTATTAGAGATTTTAGAACCAGTTTTTGCTAAAAAAGCAAGTCAGAATCCGCATATAATCCAAAGGGGAATTTTTAGAATGGAGCATAATGGAAGCTTTCGTTAG
- a CDS encoding outer membrane protein assembly factor BamD, which translates to MFRIIKIAIFSLCLALFFSACSSKTNSGLALDEINKPADYWYQNMLKEIRNDDLEKADSYFVSLQSEHLNSPLLSEAMLILGRAHMQEEEYMLAGFYFDEFTKRFGNTDNIDFIRFLKLQANYFAFSKQFRDQQLLLDSIKDAKEFTQKYPYSRYRPMVDSMLLRLELSNLTLNEEIARLYERKKKGSGAEYYKEKTQEVQWLKDVLRDDVKSPWYQKLFEW; encoded by the coding sequence GTGTTCAGGATTATTAAAATTGCCATCTTTAGCCTTTGTTTGGCGCTATTCTTTAGTGCTTGTTCATCCAAAACAAATAGTGGTTTGGCCCTTGATGAAATCAATAAACCAGCAGATTATTGGTATCAAAATATGTTAAAAGAAATCCGCAATGATGACTTAGAAAAGGCAGATAGCTATTTTGTATCTTTACAGAGCGAACATCTAAACTCACCGCTTTTAAGTGAGGCAATGCTGATTTTAGGGCGCGCACATATGCAAGAAGAAGAGTATATGCTAGCAGGATTTTATTTTGATGAATTTACAAAACGCTTTGGAAACACAGATAATATCGACTTTATTAGATTTTTAAAACTCCAAGCCAATTATTTTGCTTTCTCTAAGCAATTTCGCGATCAACAATTGCTTTTAGATTCTATTAAAGATGCTAAAGAATTTACTCAAAAATACCCTTATTCCCGCTATCGCCCAATGGTGGATTCTATGCTTTTACGCTTAGAGTTATCAAATCTCACACTTAATGAAGAAATTGCACGCCTTTATGAACGCAAGAAAAAAGGCAGTGGAGCAGAATATTACAAAGAGAAAACGCAAGAAGTGCAATGGCTAAAAGATGTCTTACGCGATGATGTTAAATCGCCTTGGTATCAAAAACTCTTTGAATGGTAG
- the ruvX gene encoding Holliday junction resolvase RuvX — MESKIIIAIDIGLKRIGVAKSIRGIPLCLEPILRKNRNQAANAVRTLVLELQANVLVVGIPFVDDVSKANDSICAMQRRIKHFVGLLELESKIEIVFFDESFSSKEALEKLDDKKMRKKAHSKDGSLDSLAALVILERYLMCQKQY; from the coding sequence ATGGAATCTAAGATTATCATAGCCATTGATATTGGTTTAAAGCGCATTGGAGTTGCAAAAAGTATTCGCGGAATCCCATTGTGTTTAGAGCCAATTTTGCGTAAAAATCGTAATCAAGCAGCAAATGCTGTGCGCACTTTAGTTTTAGAATTGCAAGCTAATGTGTTAGTGGTTGGAATTCCTTTTGTAGATGATGTTAGCAAGGCAAATGATTCTATTTGTGCAATGCAGCGGCGCATTAAGCACTTTGTTGGGCTTTTAGAGTTGGAATCCAAAATTGAAATTGTCTTTTTTGATGAGTCATTTAGCTCCAAAGAAGCCCTAGAAAAGCTTGATGATAAAAAAATGCGCAAAAAAGCACATAGTAAAGATGGTAGTTTAGACTCTCTTGCAGCTCTTGTGATTTTAGAGCGGTATTTAATGTGCCAAAAACAATACTAA
- the fliW gene encoding flagellar assembly protein FliW, whose translation MEFEVKSPILGFEQIKKMKLERVAQDDETFMQLKSLHDDGISFTLINPYSVRSDYEFEIPTPIKEALGVKDSTNVSAQDNQVVTLNIVCIQEPIQNSTINFLAPVLFNFENKTLAQVVLENQKYENFGLAEPISKFFDFTQQ comes from the coding sequence ATGGAATTTGAAGTAAAATCGCCAATTTTAGGTTTTGAGCAGATTAAAAAAATGAAATTAGAGAGAGTTGCGCAAGATGATGAAACTTTTATGCAACTTAAAAGTTTGCACGATGATGGAATTTCTTTTACTTTGATTAATCCTTATAGTGTTCGCTCAGATTATGAGTTTGAGATTCCAACCCCCATTAAAGAAGCATTGGGAGTGAAAGACTCTACAAATGTTTCTGCACAAGACAATCAAGTTGTAACACTTAATATTGTTTGCATTCAAGAACCTATTCAAAATTCTACCATTAACTTTTTAGCCCCTGTATTATTTAACTTTGAAAATAAAACACTTGCACAAGTTGTGCTAGAAAATCAAAAATACGAAAATTTTGGATTAGCAGAGCCGATTTCTAAATTTTTTGATTTCACACAGCAATAA
- a CDS encoding NAD+ synthase — protein sequence MRDFETIAKKLVTFIQDEVTKRGFNAVVFGLSGGIDSAVVARLCQLAFKKTHKALMLPSNQSSKESLQDALELCQKFGIAYEILSIKEPQSAFLQTLPNIAQSQIRLGNLSARLRMICLYDYAFAKNALVVGTSNKSEILLGYGTIFGDLACAINPIGNLYKTEIYELAKVLGIPQSILQKPPSADLYAGQSDEKELGFSYAILDRIMLLLHEEKDDAVILKEGLPKEALQLVKERMQRFAFKQEMPKIAQI from the coding sequence ATGAGAGATTTTGAAACAATCGCAAAAAAACTTGTTACATTTATCCAAGATGAGGTTACAAAGCGTGGATTTAACGCTGTTGTTTTTGGATTAAGTGGGGGAATTGATTCTGCGGTGGTAGCTAGGCTTTGTCAGCTTGCATTTAAGAAAACGCATAAAGCCTTAATGCTTCCCTCTAATCAATCCAGTAAAGAAAGCTTGCAAGATGCACTAGAGCTTTGTCAAAAGTTTGGAATCGCTTATGAGATTTTAAGCATTAAAGAGCCACAAAGTGCATTTTTACAGACTTTACCAAACATTGCACAATCCCAAATTCGTTTAGGTAATCTTAGTGCAAGATTAAGAATGATTTGTTTGTATGATTATGCCTTTGCAAAAAACGCCCTTGTTGTTGGCACAAGCAATAAATCAGAAATTTTGTTAGGTTATGGAACGATTTTTGGGGATTTAGCTTGTGCGATTAATCCCATTGGCAACCTTTATAAAACAGAAATTTATGAACTAGCAAAGGTGTTAGGCATTCCACAAAGTATTTTGCAAAAGCCACCAAGTGCGGATTTGTATGCAGGACAGAGCGATGAAAAGGAGCTAGGATTTTCTTATGCAATCTTAGATAGAATTATGCTACTATTGCACGAAGAAAAGGACGATGCAGTAATCTTAAAGGAAGGCTTGCCAAAAGAAGCATTACAACTAGTTAAAGAGAGAATGCAACGCTTTGCATTTAAGCAAGAAATGCCAAAGATTGCACAAATTTAG
- a CDS encoding OmpA family protein → MKKAIALSLVLSSAVFAADNLVEITPQIGGSWHIDNNRYADDIDLSYGLKFATRVMPSVLLEVGYERIDDADYSFPNQSTDVSRYYVDLVKEFNIDSKISPYILGGFGYEHISNEFNSMDSALFGQYGVGVRYALAEFLHLKTELRHLISLDGRSDIIGMVGFSIPFGTYAREVEVVEEVEIVEEVAQPTLSHIHTFSVQFPFDSSVVAPEYNAEIKDFAQSMKENPSQTAIISGHTDSTGNDEYNQKLSERRANAVKDAIIEEGVQAERLQAKGYGESKPIADNATKEGRQENRRVEAEIYTNSSN, encoded by the coding sequence ATGAAAAAGGCAATTGCACTTTCTTTAGTGCTTAGCTCTGCTGTGTTTGCCGCAGATAATCTTGTAGAGATTACTCCGCAAATTGGAGGAAGCTGGCATATTGATAACAATAGATATGCTGATGATATTGATTTAAGCTATGGATTAAAATTTGCTACGCGTGTTATGCCAAGCGTGCTTTTAGAAGTGGGGTATGAGCGCATTGATGATGCAGATTACAGCTTTCCAAATCAATCAACAGATGTTAGTCGTTACTATGTAGATTTAGTGAAAGAATTTAACATTGATAGCAAAATTTCTCCTTATATTCTAGGTGGTTTTGGTTATGAGCATATCTCTAATGAATTTAATAGTATGGATAGTGCCTTATTTGGGCAATATGGTGTAGGTGTGCGTTATGCTCTAGCAGAATTTTTACATCTTAAAACCGAACTTAGACATCTTATAAGTCTTGATGGGCGCAGTGATATTATCGGTATGGTTGGCTTTAGTATTCCTTTTGGAACTTACGCAAGAGAAGTAGAAGTTGTAGAAGAGGTAGAAATTGTAGAAGAAGTGGCGCAACCAACTCTTTCACATATCCATACTTTCTCAGTGCAATTCCCCTTTGATTCTTCTGTTGTAGCACCAGAATACAATGCAGAAATTAAAGATTTTGCACAATCAATGAAAGAAAATCCAAGCCAAACTGCTATTATTAGCGGGCATACAGACTCTACTGGAAATGATGAATACAATCAAAAATTATCAGAACGCCGTGCAAATGCTGTCAAAGATGCAATCATTGAAGAAGGTGTGCAAGCAGAACGCCTACAAGCAAAAGGCTATGGAGAGTCTAAACCAATTGCTGATAATGCAACAAAAGAAGGCAGACAAGAAAACAGAAGAGTAGAAGCAGAAATTTACACAAATTCTAGCAACTAA
- a CDS encoding pyrroline-5-carboxylate reductase, translating into MKTLILVGYGKMAKALAEGLKDTYKILVTGRDSAKIQSFCNALGLTPLPLKKDSILEIADAEVLLCVKPYALTSFGFKGKAKCVYSILNAVSLEQLKAIMESQFYIRAMPNVCASIKQSITSLCGDLEVKEDALRIFNAIGKSIWLEEKHFSLATALGGCAPAFLALVAESLIDSGVTYGLSREDSTQIVQTLFSGFSSLLEQSHPVLLKESVMSPGGSTAQGVAMLEKHALKNAFLEAVLASKNFA; encoded by the coding sequence ATGAAAACCTTAATCCTTGTTGGTTATGGCAAAATGGCAAAAGCCCTAGCAGAGGGCTTAAAAGACACTTATAAAATCTTAGTAACAGGCAGAGATTCTGCAAAAATCCAAAGTTTTTGTAACGCTTTGGGGCTAACTCCGCTTCCTTTAAAAAAAGATTCCATTTTAGAGATTGCAGATGCTGAAGTTTTGCTTTGTGTGAAACCTTACGCACTTACTTCTTTTGGTTTTAAAGGCAAAGCAAAATGTGTGTATTCTATCTTAAATGCAGTGAGTTTAGAGCAGTTAAAGGCAATAATGGAATCGCAATTTTATATTCGCGCAATGCCTAATGTTTGCGCAAGTATAAAGCAGTCTATCACAAGTCTTTGCGGTGATTTAGAGGTTAAAGAAGATGCATTGAGAATTTTTAATGCTATTGGAAAAAGCATTTGGTTGGAAGAGAAGCATTTTTCATTAGCGACTGCACTTGGAGGTTGTGCGCCTGCATTTTTAGCACTTGTTGCAGAATCTCTTATTGATAGTGGAGTAACTTATGGCTTAAGCAGAGAAGATTCCACACAGATTGTGCAAACACTTTTTAGTGGATTTTCTAGCCTTTTGGAGCAAAGCCATCCTGTGCTTTTGAAAGAAAGTGTAATGAGCCCGGGAGGTTCTACTGCACAAGGTGTAGCTATGCTAGAAAAGCATGCTCTTAAAAATGCCTTTTTAGAAGCGGTGCTGGCTTCTAAAAATTTCGCCTAA
- a CDS encoding chemotaxis protein CheX produces MRPIIKHDIAIYAPDVHLDMKAAKEICQVLISNSATIRSLALKAVYFSFENVREFDEGATILIARALLAMQNKVSVAVAFVDYNDEQFPKLKALFPNKSLPLFRTENMANLLLGLKTLPLNQTIVYYDKDNMMQTLISQELSSKGYQVICINTSSEFIAKRRQLLDKAIYLYDIYFDITSNFIPVTIANGIVTYTLYKKVDKNITLFFNIQAHNSRLREGYKVFIFDASETKEFNLAVLDFIMSLALNNARFESCIAICGLNTNLDSDKQNLCARSHILFFNSIEECKKNPKIQALAKSHQTTEQKRKGLTKQLVAQLPVFINAAIETLSSLTGGSAKRTDYKVTQYNKTSQTDIMGAMIEFEGDVNGLVALCFSKAIVKEASMMLLGEESQSDEELLDVICEFTNIIAGRSKAVLSEHNVSIGISLPNAYKSEDEIASTLSGKQGVQVNLLLNDKPLVLFLAH; encoded by the coding sequence ATGCGTCCAATCATTAAACACGATATCGCCATTTATGCACCTGATGTGCATTTAGATATGAAAGCTGCTAAAGAGATTTGCCAAGTGCTTATCTCAAATAGCGCAACAATCCGCTCTCTTGCGCTAAAAGCAGTGTATTTTTCTTTTGAAAATGTGCGTGAGTTTGATGAAGGCGCAACGATTCTAATCGCAAGAGCCTTACTTGCAATGCAAAATAAAGTTAGTGTTGCAGTGGCTTTTGTAGATTACAATGATGAACAATTCCCAAAACTCAAGGCTTTGTTTCCCAATAAAAGCTTGCCATTATTTCGCACTGAAAATATGGCAAACTTACTCCTAGGATTAAAAACACTACCTCTTAATCAAACCATCGTATATTACGATAAAGACAATATGATGCAAACACTAATTTCTCAAGAGTTAAGCTCCAAAGGCTATCAAGTGATTTGTATTAATACTAGCAGTGAGTTTATCGCTAAACGCCGCCAACTCTTAGATAAAGCCATTTATCTTTATGATATTTATTTTGATATTACTAGCAATTTTATCCCTGTAACTATCGCAAATGGAATCGTAACTTACACGCTTTATAAAAAAGTGGATAAAAATATCACTCTATTTTTTAATATCCAAGCACATAATTCTAGACTTAGAGAGGGCTACAAGGTATTTATTTTTGATGCAAGCGAAACAAAAGAGTTTAATTTAGCAGTGCTTGATTTTATAATGTCTCTAGCTTTAAATAATGCACGATTTGAATCTTGTATAGCCATTTGTGGCTTAAATACTAACTTAGATAGCGATAAACAAAATCTTTGTGCGCGTAGCCATATTTTATTTTTCAATAGCATTGAAGAATGCAAAAAAAATCCAAAAATCCAAGCACTAGCTAAAAGCCATCAGACAACAGAACAAAAACGCAAAGGCTTAACAAAACAGCTCGTTGCACAACTGCCTGTTTTTATCAACGCAGCAATTGAAACACTTTCATCACTTACTGGCGGAAGCGCAAAACGCACGGATTATAAAGTTACACAATACAATAAAACTTCTCAAACTGATATTATGGGCGCAATGATTGAATTTGAAGGCGATGTGAATGGGCTAGTCGCACTTTGTTTTAGTAAAGCTATCGTCAAAGAAGCTTCTATGATGCTTTTAGGCGAAGAATCCCAAAGCGATGAAGAATTGCTAGATGTAATTTGTGAATTTACAAACATTATCGCTGGACGCTCAAAGGCTGTGTTATCCGAACATAATGTTTCTATTGGAATCTCCTTGCCAAATGCTTATAAAAGCGAAGATGAAATTGCCTCTACACTAAGCGGAAAACAAGGTGTACAGGTAAATTTGCTACTTAATGACAAACCCTTAGTATTGTTTTTGGCACATTAA
- a CDS encoding DegT/DnrJ/EryC1/StrS family aminotransferase, translated as MRKIPYFIPDITKAEKDAINGVLENPSYDIVSELEEEFRKFIGVEYAIATLSGTTAFHLCLFAMDIKRGDKIICSVNCHPMFPEIIRHFDAEPIFVDIEEDTFFMSFEKCKATIEKIGVKKLRAIIISHTAGQAMDIEPFFELAQAHNIKIIEDATMALGLTHNGVKIGAKKSFASIFSIVLDAFNPVAQTGVLTTHNKELAEAAVLLRYHGIVSEKTTSTRPQYLYDVVGIGNKYNVSYLDVALCLSQLRRIDYIIQRRQEIAKYYRENLENVPHISLPVVKSEHTFLHFIIKVDKNRDHFARELKECGIETALHFVPNHLLTYYKSKYKYKISDFPVALRNYQQILSLPIYSAMQQADMDYVCKQVLSLASVRV; from the coding sequence ATGCGAAAGATTCCCTATTTTATCCCCGATATCACTAAAGCAGAAAAAGATGCTATTAATGGTGTTTTAGAAAATCCTAGTTATGATATTGTAAGTGAGCTTGAAGAGGAGTTTAGAAAGTTTATTGGTGTTGAGTATGCCATAGCCACTCTTAGTGGGACAACAGCTTTTCATCTGTGCTTATTTGCTATGGATATTAAACGGGGAGATAAGATTATTTGTTCTGTAAATTGCCATCCTATGTTTCCAGAGATTATCCGCCATTTTGATGCAGAGCCTATTTTTGTAGATATTGAAGAAGATACTTTTTTTATGTCTTTTGAAAAATGCAAAGCAACGATTGAAAAAATTGGCGTTAAAAAACTTCGCGCAATTATTATTAGCCATACAGCTGGGCAGGCTATGGATATAGAGCCATTTTTTGAGCTTGCACAAGCGCATAATATTAAAATCATTGAAGATGCGACAATGGCTTTAGGGCTTACGCATAATGGCGTAAAAATAGGGGCTAAAAAGAGTTTTGCAAGCATTTTTAGCATTGTTTTAGACGCATTTAATCCAGTAGCGCAAACAGGGGTTTTAACTACGCACAATAAAGAGCTTGCAGAAGCGGCAGTGTTATTGCGTTACCACGGAATCGTGAGCGAAAAAACAACTTCCACGCGCCCGCAGTATTTATACGATGTGGTGGGTATTGGCAATAAATATAATGTGAGTTATTTAGATGTTGCTTTGTGTCTTAGCCAGCTTAGGCGCATTGATTATATTATCCAAAGGCGACAGGAGATTGCAAAATATTATCGTGAGAATTTAGAGAATGTGCCACATATTTCACTGCCTGTTGTCAAAAGTGAGCATACCTTTTTGCATTTTATTATTAAAGTAGATAAAAATCGCGATCATTTTGCAAGAGAGCTTAAAGAATGTGGAATCGAAACCGCTTTGCATTTTGTGCCAAACCACTTACTAACCTATTATAAAAGTAAATACAAATACAAAATTAGTGATTTTCCTGTTGCGCTTAGGAATTATCAGCAAA
- the miaA gene encoding tRNA (adenosine(37)-N6)-dimethylallyltransferase MiaA, which yields MQHSVKTLAILGGSGSGKTALSLEIAKKFSCSILSLDSLSIYKKINIASAKPSVKERGEITHFGIDVLLPSQAQNVQNFIAEFKKAKEFCNKHNQPLLIVGGSSFYLKTLLNGISALPKHKSTTQEKIQNLGDLISQYAFLQKIDSNFANSLKPKDSYRIARALEIYFDTDCIPSVYFRENPPKPILRECEIFEIVLDREILRERIAYRTKTMLEQGLIVEVKDLIKHYGQAHQWAKSIGIKEVLAYQKGLLSLQGLEEQITIHTAQLAKRQRTFNKTQFAPHFCGGYLEVKVALERAL from the coding sequence TTGCAGCATTCTGTCAAAACTCTTGCAATTTTAGGGGGGAGCGGAAGTGGCAAAACTGCTCTTTCTTTAGAGATTGCAAAGAAGTTTTCTTGCTCCATTCTTTCTTTAGATTCTTTAAGTATTTATAAAAAAATCAATATTGCAAGCGCAAAACCCAGCGTAAAAGAGCGTGGAGAAATCACACATTTTGGAATTGATGTGCTATTGCCAAGTCAAGCGCAAAATGTGCAAAACTTCATTGCAGAGTTTAAAAAAGCAAAAGAGTTTTGTAATAAGCACAATCAGCCTTTGTTAATTGTTGGGGGAAGTAGCTTTTATTTAAAAACTTTGTTAAATGGAATCTCTGCTTTGCCCAAGCATAAATCCACCACACAGGAGAAAATTCAAAATTTGGGGGATTTAATCTCGCAATATGCGTTTTTGCAAAAAATAGATTCCAACTTTGCAAACTCTCTTAAGCCCAAAGACTCCTATCGTATTGCGCGTGCATTAGAGATTTATTTTGATACAGATTGTATTCCTAGCGTGTATTTTAGAGAGAATCCGCCAAAGCCAATTTTAAGAGAATGTGAAATTTTTGAGATTGTGCTAGATAGGGAAATTTTAAGAGAAAGGATTGCTTATCGCACTAAAACTATGTTGGAGCAAGGGCTAATTGTTGAAGTTAAAGATTTAATAAAGCATTATGGGCAGGCACATCAATGGGCAAAAAGTATAGGAATTAAAGAAGTTTTAGCCTATCAAAAAGGGCTATTAAGCTTACAAGGGTTAGAAGAACAAATTACAATACATACTGCACAACTTGCAAAGCGACAACGGACTTTTAATAAAACGCAATTTGCGCCCCATTTTTGTGGTGGATATTTAGAGGTTAAAGTAGCCCTAGAGCGTGCGCTTTAA